One Planctomycetia bacterium DNA window includes the following coding sequences:
- a CDS encoding S9 family peptidase: protein MLSLLYFLTILPGVVAQERTHLIIPEDYASMATATQCALSPDGQFLAYAEARWQISSDDRKSDLWVVGTSPGSKPIRLTSDRANDRDVKWSADGQNLYFLGNRKREGEKKAPYDGTTQVWCLPRVGGELFAVTRVEGGVTGYDLARTVGQLFYSVDSSDTEQDDFSKMRSSHSKLNYGHGKRTISELWKIDLATWRAEKVLDQKRYLREFAVTNDGKQIGLLTAYDDTVIKSEGESRLDIWENGKVTTPNTDPYRAQAASPHAWLEGLAWSADGNKIAFNAIFDAYPAEIVLGVRSESGWNISLMERPGEIHVHGYGSPLKWHSSGQLFFVAEKHGKSFVTSAEPAVLKNVSTLSPPDRMVYSFDTDDAGKIGAFIMGQSNQFGDIYVAEYRQNAEFRKLVELNPQTKNWKFPLVKHITWKAPDGTEVGGVLEMPVGAEPGTKLPLVVAMHGGPTTSSKAGLEFDPHNGKLYFSAKGYAVLLPNYRGSTGYGDKFVTQLIAKENEIEVNDIIAGVEQLVRDGVVDPNRVAVMGWSNGGYLTNCFITRNNLPFKLKAASSGAGILDTIMEWGINDEPAYPRVLKKGLPWEVPQTYHSSSPTYGLGRISTPTIIHVGGNDVRCPPEHSRMLYRAMREYVKVPAELIVYPNEPHGLSKYSHRLAKMQWDLAWFEKYLK from the coding sequence ATGCTTAGCCTGCTCTACTTCCTGACTATTCTGCCTGGCGTTGTTGCCCAGGAACGAACCCATCTGATTATTCCAGAAGACTATGCCAGCATGGCTACTGCCACCCAATGTGCGTTGTCGCCAGATGGACAGTTTCTGGCATATGCTGAAGCCCGCTGGCAAATCAGCAGTGATGATCGCAAATCCGATCTCTGGGTGGTTGGTACTTCCCCAGGAAGCAAGCCCATCAGACTTACTTCAGATCGTGCCAACGACCGTGACGTGAAATGGTCTGCAGATGGTCAGAATCTTTATTTCCTGGGTAATCGTAAACGCGAAGGCGAAAAGAAAGCGCCATACGATGGCACAACACAAGTCTGGTGCCTGCCAAGAGTTGGTGGTGAATTGTTTGCTGTTACACGCGTGGAAGGTGGCGTAACCGGTTATGACTTGGCTCGTACAGTTGGTCAATTATTTTACTCTGTTGACTCAAGTGACACAGAACAAGATGATTTCAGCAAGATGCGTTCAAGCCATAGCAAGCTGAACTATGGTCACGGCAAACGAACCATTTCAGAACTCTGGAAGATTGACCTCGCCACCTGGCGAGCCGAGAAAGTACTTGATCAAAAACGGTATCTGCGTGAATTCGCAGTCACGAACGATGGTAAACAGATCGGTCTGCTGACTGCCTACGATGATACAGTCATCAAATCGGAAGGCGAATCACGGTTAGACATTTGGGAGAATGGCAAGGTGACCACTCCCAATACTGATCCATATCGAGCACAAGCTGCTTCACCTCATGCCTGGCTGGAAGGATTAGCCTGGTCCGCGGATGGCAACAAGATTGCCTTCAACGCAATCTTTGATGCATATCCTGCGGAAATCGTATTGGGTGTTCGAAGTGAATCAGGCTGGAACATCAGCTTGATGGAAAGACCAGGCGAAATTCATGTTCATGGCTATGGTTCACCATTGAAATGGCACAGTTCCGGCCAACTCTTCTTTGTCGCAGAGAAGCATGGAAAATCGTTTGTGACCTCTGCTGAGCCAGCAGTTCTCAAGAACGTCAGCACATTAAGTCCACCTGATCGTATGGTTTACTCGTTTGATACTGACGATGCTGGCAAGATTGGCGCATTTATCATGGGTCAATCAAATCAGTTTGGCGACATCTATGTAGCTGAATACCGCCAAAACGCTGAGTTTCGCAAGCTGGTTGAACTCAATCCCCAAACAAAGAACTGGAAATTCCCATTAGTTAAGCACATAACCTGGAAAGCTCCTGACGGTACAGAAGTGGGCGGTGTGCTGGAGATGCCGGTTGGCGCTGAACCCGGTACGAAATTACCGCTGGTAGTGGCGATGCATGGCGGCCCCACGACTTCTTCTAAAGCCGGACTTGAGTTTGACCCTCATAATGGAAAACTCTATTTCTCAGCCAAAGGATATGCAGTACTGCTCCCTAACTATCGAGGTTCAACAGGATATGGCGATAAATTCGTTACTCAGTTAATTGCCAAGGAAAACGAGATTGAGGTCAACGATATCATTGCCGGCGTTGAACAACTGGTACGAGACGGTGTAGTTGATCCGAACCGCGTCGCGGTCATGGGCTGGAGCAACGGTGGTTACTTGACCAATTGCTTCATAACCAGAAACAACTTACCGTTCAAACTCAAGGCAGCCAGTTCTGGTGCAGGGATTCTCGACACTATTATGGAATGGGGTATCAATGATGAGCCTGCGTATCCACGGGTACTGAAGAAAGGCTTGCCTTGGGAAGTTCCGCAGACTTACCATTCCAGTTCTCCTACTTATGGATTAGGTAGGATTTCCACTCCAACCATTATTCATGTTGGCGGCAATGATGTACGTTGTCCTCCTGAACATAGCCGTATGCTCTACCGAGCAATGCGAGAATACGTGAAGGTGCCTGCAGAATTGATTGTTTACCCGAACGAACCACATGGTTTGTCGAAATACAGCCATCGACTTGCGAAGATGCAATGGGACTTGGCCTGGTTTGAAAAGTATCTGAAATAG
- a CDS encoding FAD-binding dehydrogenase, with protein MSQQADVIVVGAGLAGLVAAAEIAEAGKRVMVVEQESEQNLGGQAFWSLGGLFMVDTPEQRRMGIRDSHQLALDDWLGTAGFDRQEDYWPREWAKAYVAFAAGEKRSWLRQMGLRWFPVVGWAERGGYGGWGHGNSVPRFHLTWGTGPGVLEPFIRRTREAVQQGQLTFHFRHRVDEVLTTGKTVQGIRGSILEASQEDRGISTSRKVIGDFEFRASAVIVASGGIGGNFELVRKNWPSRLGRAPQFMVQGVPDFVDGRMLGMTEMAGGRLINRDRMWHYTEGLRNWNPIWPRHGIRILPGPSSVWLDATGKRLPPPLFPGFDTLGTLEYLMKTGYEHSWFILNQTIIKREFALSGSEQNPDITNKDWKSTLKRAVSKLATGPVEAFKQHGPDFVIKDNLPDLVEGMNALTETRLLDLATVEREILTRDRQLDHQFGKDLQIAAIRQARNYFGDKMIRTAKPVRILDRKAGPLIAVKLNILTRKTLGGLETNLDSQVLGQDGQLVPGLFAVGEAAGFGGGGMHGYRALEGSFLGGCIFSGRTAGRAAAKLS; from the coding sequence ATGTCCCAACAAGCTGATGTCATTGTTGTTGGTGCTGGCCTGGCTGGTTTGGTTGCTGCGGCAGAAATCGCCGAGGCGGGCAAACGAGTCATGGTTGTTGAGCAGGAATCGGAGCAGAACCTGGGTGGCCAGGCGTTCTGGTCGCTCGGCGGACTCTTCATGGTCGATACACCTGAACAACGGCGTATGGGCATTCGTGATTCCCATCAACTGGCGCTCGATGACTGGCTGGGTACAGCAGGTTTTGATCGACAGGAAGATTACTGGCCACGTGAATGGGCGAAAGCCTACGTTGCTTTTGCTGCTGGGGAGAAACGAAGCTGGTTGCGACAGATGGGACTTCGCTGGTTTCCTGTCGTTGGCTGGGCCGAGCGAGGTGGGTACGGCGGCTGGGGACATGGCAATTCTGTGCCTCGATTTCATCTGACTTGGGGCACTGGGCCTGGTGTTCTTGAACCATTTATTCGAAGAACCAGGGAAGCAGTACAGCAAGGGCAATTGACATTTCACTTTCGTCATCGTGTAGATGAAGTTCTAACAACAGGCAAAACCGTCCAGGGGATTCGAGGGTCTATTCTTGAAGCTAGCCAAGAAGACCGGGGCATCAGCACATCTCGTAAAGTTATTGGCGACTTTGAATTTCGAGCGTCAGCAGTCATCGTCGCATCTGGTGGTATTGGTGGTAATTTTGAATTGGTGAGGAAGAACTGGCCCAGCCGTCTGGGTCGTGCACCACAGTTTATGGTTCAAGGCGTACCCGATTTTGTTGATGGTCGCATGCTGGGAATGACGGAAATGGCAGGTGGTCGACTCATCAACCGTGACAGAATGTGGCACTATACCGAAGGACTGCGAAACTGGAATCCCATCTGGCCCCGGCATGGCATCCGTATCTTGCCAGGCCCATCATCGGTTTGGTTAGATGCTACAGGAAAACGATTGCCTCCACCTCTTTTTCCAGGGTTTGATACGCTTGGGACACTCGAATACCTGATGAAAACGGGGTATGAACACAGTTGGTTCATTCTGAACCAGACAATTATCAAGCGTGAATTCGCCTTGTCCGGCTCTGAACAGAATCCTGATATTACCAACAAGGATTGGAAATCTACTTTGAAACGTGCAGTCAGTAAGTTAGCAACCGGGCCAGTGGAAGCGTTCAAGCAACATGGCCCAGACTTTGTCATTAAGGACAATCTACCCGACCTGGTTGAAGGTATGAATGCTCTCACCGAAACTCGTTTACTTGACCTGGCAACTGTCGAGCGGGAGATACTTACACGAGACAGGCAACTCGATCACCAGTTCGGCAAGGATTTGCAGATAGCAGCCATCAGGCAGGCGAGAAACTACTTTGGCGACAAGATGATTCGAACTGCCAAGCCCGTCAGGATACTGGATCGAAAAGCCGGACCGCTCATTGCGGTCAAACTTAACATCTTGACTCGTAAAACACTGGGTGGCCTGGAAACCAATCTGGATAGCCAGGTTCTTGGACAAGATGGACAACTGGTGCCTGGATTGTTTGCTGTCGGTGAAGCAGCGGGCTTTGGTGGTGGAGGCATGCATGGCTACCGTGCCCTGGAAGGAAGTTTCCTGGGAGGTTGTATTTTTTCAGGAAGAACAGCTGGACGTGCTGCAGCAAAACTGAGTTAG
- a CDS encoding phosphatase PAP2 family protein produces the protein MKLNPHANLEPGNNIRDRTQTRFVLIWLILFTLTGIVLCYYYVDRAFARYIYDHAISSFTVLKWLTYPPPVIQTWSPLLLIIWVFRLVSGKPRQWETILASCCISMILADQFRESISYIFGRYWPETWIDNNPSFIRDGAYGFHWFTTSHIYGSFPSGHAARMAAPAVITCLMYPRWTWLAILTMVVTAIGLLGMNYHFVSDVVAGTLLGGMVGYFTLKCLAIMSATQK, from the coding sequence ATGAAACTGAATCCACATGCAAACCTTGAACCAGGCAACAACATTCGAGATAGAACGCAAACAAGGTTTGTGTTGATTTGGCTGATCCTGTTTACATTAACCGGCATAGTGTTGTGCTATTATTATGTGGATCGTGCTTTTGCCAGGTACATTTACGACCATGCAATAAGCAGCTTCACCGTGCTCAAGTGGCTTACTTACCCTCCTCCGGTTATCCAGACATGGTCGCCATTACTGCTGATCATCTGGGTATTTAGACTGGTCTCCGGAAAACCCCGACAGTGGGAAACCATCCTGGCATCCTGCTGTATAAGCATGATTCTTGCTGATCAGTTTCGAGAATCCATTTCCTACATCTTTGGTCGCTACTGGCCCGAAACCTGGATCGACAACAACCCCTCCTTCATTCGTGATGGTGCGTATGGGTTCCATTGGTTCACCACCAGTCATATCTATGGCAGCTTTCCTTCAGGACATGCAGCACGCATGGCAGCGCCAGCTGTCATCACCTGCCTGATGTACCCACGATGGACCTGGCTAGCAATCCTGACCATGGTCGTTACTGCAATCGGCCTGTTGGGTATGAATTATCATTTTGTCAGCGATGTAGTGGCCGGCACATTATTAGGTGGAATGGTGGGTTATTTTACCTTGAAATGCCTGGCGATCATGTCCGCTACTCAGAAGTGA
- a CDS encoding exo-alpha-sialidase yields the protein MLHVILLFIASQAHLEWKSILQPILEHDDGKFLWYHPRAVAVSPTHRLITLQKHLKVSDYYSGLYTMESGDAGKTWTKPELQTALDWVKSEHGVTVAVADVTPGWHAPTGKVIAVGAQVRYSPKGQQLEDVPHSNQTAYAVYEPSTKQWSSWQIVPVPDHADFNFARSACSQWHVQPDGTVLLPFYHGTSADKPYHVTVMSFSFDGHHLKLKQQGNRLSLPVVRGLCEPSIIFQQNAYYLTLRNDLRAYVSTSKDGLHFSPINPWLFDDGTELGSYNTQQHWVQSPENLYLVYTRRGANNDHIIRNRAPLFIAKVDTKNLRVIKQSERILIPERGGEMGNFGACTINAAESWVTVSEGIWSDDARRRGAKGATFISRIEWPSEEVNKNK from the coding sequence ATGTTGCACGTCATTCTGTTGTTCATTGCATCTCAAGCTCACCTGGAGTGGAAAAGCATACTACAGCCCATTCTGGAGCATGATGATGGTAAATTTCTCTGGTATCACCCGCGTGCTGTTGCTGTATCTCCAACGCATCGGCTGATAACACTGCAGAAACACCTGAAAGTCTCTGATTATTACTCTGGCTTGTACACCATGGAATCAGGTGATGCTGGAAAAACCTGGACCAAACCAGAGTTACAAACTGCACTTGATTGGGTGAAATCAGAGCATGGAGTAACCGTTGCAGTAGCCGATGTTACACCGGGCTGGCATGCGCCTACTGGAAAAGTCATCGCAGTCGGTGCTCAGGTGCGTTACAGTCCCAAAGGGCAACAACTGGAAGATGTGCCACATTCGAATCAAACGGCCTACGCTGTCTATGAACCGTCGACCAAACAGTGGAGCAGTTGGCAAATCGTTCCTGTACCCGACCATGCGGATTTCAATTTCGCCCGAAGTGCTTGTTCGCAATGGCATGTGCAGCCTGATGGCACGGTGCTCCTGCCTTTTTATCACGGAACCAGTGCGGATAAGCCTTATCATGTGACAGTGATGTCCTTTTCATTTGATGGCCATCACCTGAAATTGAAGCAGCAAGGTAACAGATTAAGTCTACCAGTGGTTCGCGGGCTCTGTGAACCATCCATTATTTTTCAACAGAATGCTTACTATCTCACACTGAGAAATGATCTGAGAGCTTACGTGAGTACCAGTAAGGATGGTTTGCATTTTTCGCCTATCAACCCCTGGCTCTTCGATGATGGAACAGAGCTAGGCAGTTACAACACACAGCAGCACTGGGTTCAGAGTCCTGAGAATCTGTACTTGGTTTATACCAGGCGCGGTGCAAACAACGACCATATTATCAGGAATCGGGCACCACTGTTTATTGCCAAGGTAGATACGAAGAATTTAAGAGTAATCAAACAGAGCGAAAGAATCCTGATACCTGAGCGAGGCGGTGAGATGGGAAACTTCGGAGCATGTACCATCAATGCAGCTGAATCATGGGTTACTGTTTCGGAAGGAATCTGGAGTGATGATGCCAGACGACGTGGTGCAAAAGGTGCTACGTTTATATCTCGAATTGAATGGCCTTCGGAGGAAGTAAATAAGAACAAATAA
- a CDS encoding DUF488 family protein, giving the protein MAIHIVRLGSPRLPNEGLRLGTVRRTPRGVTKRDFARLNWYDLWLPLLSPSPAIIKMAQAAETDAQWKHFARKYRTEMSKAEPAMVLDLLAALSHQTHFSVGCYYENESRCHRSILRQLLKERGAEIG; this is encoded by the coding sequence ATGGCTATTCACATTGTCCGACTGGGTAGCCCGCGATTACCGAATGAAGGCCTGAGGCTGGGCACCGTTCGCCGAACTCCGCGTGGTGTAACGAAAAGAGATTTCGCCAGGCTGAACTGGTACGATCTCTGGCTACCGCTGCTATCACCGAGTCCAGCCATCATCAAAATGGCACAAGCTGCAGAAACCGATGCTCAATGGAAACACTTTGCGAGAAAATATCGAACCGAGATGAGCAAGGCCGAACCTGCTATGGTGCTTGATCTGCTTGCTGCATTGTCTCATCAAACCCATTTCTCAGTTGGATGTTACTATGAGAATGAATCTCGATGCCATCGCTCCATACTGCGTCAACTACTGAAGGAACGTGGTGCCGAGATTGGATAG
- a CDS encoding sulfatase, translating into MIDIRHVLSLVVMLYPVCNALTQAQPPNILFLLTDDQRHDALHCAGNPLIQTPHLDALAHDGIRFSNMFVTTAICSTSRASILTGLYERAHGYSFGTKPITNEHARNSYPALLRKAGYHTGFVGKWGVTVEKGITSELFDSIVPLNQSPYWKKLPDSKRRHLTDIEGDHAITFLKSIPPGKPFCLSVSFNAPHAEDADPRQYYWQQEVDHLYQTTNFPVPRTMNDKFFQKQPAFLKNSESRVRFHWRFDQPEKYQNMVRGYYRMISGVDLVIGRIRQTLQSQGLAENTIIIFSSDNGYFLGERGFADKWYLYEPSVRVPLIVFDPRSPKSTQSKVQTAMALNVDLAPTFLDQAGIPVPKTMQGRSFKKILDGKVPNDWRTEFFYEHLFKRDNIPMSEGVRTTRHSYIRWFQQKPVVEELYDHQVDPDQVNNLIHQAQHQKLAAELRQKTDVYRQQWSKTP; encoded by the coding sequence ATGATTGATATTCGTCATGTGCTCAGTCTGGTGGTTATGCTGTATCCGGTCTGCAATGCGTTAACCCAGGCCCAACCGCCCAATATCCTTTTTCTGTTGACCGACGATCAACGGCATGATGCATTGCATTGTGCAGGCAACCCGCTGATACAGACTCCACATTTGGATGCGCTGGCACACGATGGTATCCGCTTCTCCAATATGTTCGTAACAACAGCAATCTGTTCTACCAGCCGGGCCAGTATTCTTACCGGCCTGTATGAAAGGGCACATGGCTATAGCTTTGGAACGAAGCCTATCACCAATGAACATGCACGAAACAGTTATCCTGCCTTACTTCGGAAAGCTGGATATCACACCGGATTTGTCGGGAAATGGGGTGTCACCGTAGAGAAGGGGATTACCAGTGAACTGTTTGACAGCATTGTACCACTTAATCAGTCACCTTATTGGAAGAAGCTTCCCGATAGCAAACGCAGGCACCTGACTGACATCGAAGGGGATCATGCCATAACTTTCCTCAAGTCAATTCCTCCAGGCAAGCCATTCTGTCTCTCTGTCAGTTTCAATGCACCACATGCCGAAGATGCTGATCCCAGGCAATATTACTGGCAGCAGGAAGTGGATCATCTATACCAGACAACCAATTTCCCAGTGCCTCGAACCATGAATGATAAGTTTTTTCAGAAACAGCCTGCATTTCTGAAGAACTCAGAAAGTCGAGTAAGGTTTCATTGGCGATTTGATCAGCCCGAGAAATATCAGAACATGGTGCGAGGCTACTATCGAATGATATCAGGTGTCGATCTTGTTATTGGCAGAATCAGGCAGACGCTACAGTCTCAAGGGTTGGCTGAAAATACGATAATCATTTTCTCCAGTGACAACGGCTATTTTCTGGGCGAACGGGGCTTTGCTGACAAATGGTATCTTTATGAACCATCCGTCAGAGTCCCGTTGATTGTGTTTGATCCACGAAGCCCCAAATCCACACAGAGTAAAGTTCAGACTGCTATGGCACTGAATGTCGACCTGGCTCCAACGTTTCTTGATCAGGCAGGAATACCAGTACCCAAAACGATGCAAGGCAGAAGCTTCAAGAAAATACTTGACGGCAAGGTTCCGAATGATTGGCGAACGGAATTCTTTTATGAACATCTCTTCAAGCGAGACAACATTCCGATGAGTGAAGGAGTTCGCACAACTCGACACAGTTACATTCGCTGGTTCCAGCAGAAACCCGTAGTGGAAGAACTTTACGATCACCAGGTGGACCCTGATCAGGTCAACAACCTGATACATCAAGCTCAGCATCAAAAGCTTGCAGCCGAGTTACGACAGAAAACAGATGTCTATCGGCAACAATGGAGCAAAACTCCTTAA